The following are encoded together in the Bubalus bubalis isolate 160015118507 breed Murrah chromosome 14, NDDB_SH_1, whole genome shotgun sequence genome:
- the PTF1A gene encoding pancreas transcription factor 1 subunit alpha isoform X1 — protein sequence MDAVLLEHFPGGLDAFPSSYFDEEDFFTDQSSRDPLEDGDELLADEQAEVEFLSHQLHEYCYRDEACLLLQSAPPAAPHALAPLPPGGPGEQEDSGGGGYCCEAGAPSGGFPYSPGSPPSCLAYRCAGAAALSPRARLRGLSGAAAARRRRRVRSEAELQQLRQAANVRERRRMQSINDAFEGLRSHIPTLPYEKRLSKVDTLRLAIGYINFLSELVQADLPLRGGGAGGGRGPGGGGRLGADSPSSQAQKVIICHRGTRSPSPSDPDYGLPPLAGHSLSWTDEKQLKEQNIIRTAKVWTPEDPRKLNSKPSFNNIENEPPFEFVS from the exons ATGGACGCGGTGCTGCTAGAGCACTTCCCCGGGGGCCTGGACGCCTTCCCGTCCTCTTACTTTGACGAGGAGGACTTCTTCACCGACCAGTCTTCTCGGGACCCTCTGGAGGACGGCGATGAGCTACTGGCCGACGAGCAGGCCGAGGTGGAGTTCCTCAGCCACCAGCTGCACGAGTACTGCTACCGCGACGAGGCGTGCCTGCTGCTGCAGTCCGCGCCTCCGGCGGCCCCCCACGCACTCGCCCCGCTGCCCCCGGGGGGCCCGGGAGAGCAAGAGgacagcggcggcggcggctacTGCTGCGAGGCGGGGGCGCCCTCCGGCGGTTTCCCCTACTCGCCCGGCTCTCCGCCCTCGTGCCTGGCCTACCGGTGCGCCGGGGCGGCCGCACTGTCCCCCAGGGCGCGGCTGCGTGGCTTGAGCGGCGCGGCGGctgcgcggcggcggcggcgggtgcGTTCCGAGGCGGAGCTGCAGCAGCTGCGGCAGGCTGCCAACGTGCGCGAGCGGCGGCGCATGCAGTCCATCAACGACGCCTTCGAGGGGCTGCGCTCGCACATCCCCACGCTGCCCTACGAAAAGCGCCTCTCCAAGGTGGACACGCTGCGCCTGGCCATCGGCTACATCAACTTCCTCAGCGAGCTGGTGCAGGCCGACCTGCCCCtgcgcggcggcggcgcgggcggcgGCAGGGGGCCCGGCGGCGGAGGGCGCCTGGGCGCGGACAGCCCAAGCAGCCAGGCCCAGAAGGTCATCATCTGCCACCGGGGTACTC GGTCCCCCTCCCCCAGCGACCCGGATTATGGCCTCCCTCCCCTTGCGGGACACTCTCTCTCTTGGACTGATGAAAAACAActcaaagaacaaaatattatCCGAACAGCCAAAGTGTGGACCCCAGAGGACCCCAGAAAACTCAACAGCAAGCCTTCCTTCAACAACATAGAAAACGAACCGCCCTTTGAGTTTGTGTCCTGA
- the PTF1A gene encoding pancreas transcription factor 1 subunit alpha isoform X2: MDAVLLEHFPGGLDAFPSSYFDEEDFFTDQSSRDPLEDGDELLADEQAEVEFLSHQLHEYCYRDEACLLLQSAPPAAPHALAPLPPGGPGEQEDSGGGGYCCEAGAPSGGFPYSPGSPPSCLAYRCAGAAALSPRARLRGLSGAAAARRRRRVRSEAELQQLRQAANVRERRRMQSINDAFEGLRSHIPTLPYEKRLSKVDTLRLAIGYINFLSELVQADLPLRGGGAGGGRGPGGGGRLGADSPSSQAQKVIICHRGTRKVPLPQRPGLWPPSPCGTLSLLD; encoded by the exons ATGGACGCGGTGCTGCTAGAGCACTTCCCCGGGGGCCTGGACGCCTTCCCGTCCTCTTACTTTGACGAGGAGGACTTCTTCACCGACCAGTCTTCTCGGGACCCTCTGGAGGACGGCGATGAGCTACTGGCCGACGAGCAGGCCGAGGTGGAGTTCCTCAGCCACCAGCTGCACGAGTACTGCTACCGCGACGAGGCGTGCCTGCTGCTGCAGTCCGCGCCTCCGGCGGCCCCCCACGCACTCGCCCCGCTGCCCCCGGGGGGCCCGGGAGAGCAAGAGgacagcggcggcggcggctacTGCTGCGAGGCGGGGGCGCCCTCCGGCGGTTTCCCCTACTCGCCCGGCTCTCCGCCCTCGTGCCTGGCCTACCGGTGCGCCGGGGCGGCCGCACTGTCCCCCAGGGCGCGGCTGCGTGGCTTGAGCGGCGCGGCGGctgcgcggcggcggcggcgggtgcGTTCCGAGGCGGAGCTGCAGCAGCTGCGGCAGGCTGCCAACGTGCGCGAGCGGCGGCGCATGCAGTCCATCAACGACGCCTTCGAGGGGCTGCGCTCGCACATCCCCACGCTGCCCTACGAAAAGCGCCTCTCCAAGGTGGACACGCTGCGCCTGGCCATCGGCTACATCAACTTCCTCAGCGAGCTGGTGCAGGCCGACCTGCCCCtgcgcggcggcggcgcgggcggcgGCAGGGGGCCCGGCGGCGGAGGGCGCCTGGGCGCGGACAGCCCAAGCAGCCAGGCCCAGAAGGTCATCATCTGCCACCGGGGTACTCGTAA GGTCCCCCTCCCCCAGCGACCCGGATTATGGCCTCCCTCCCCTTGCGGGACACTCTCTCTCTTGGACTGA